Genomic window (Apis cerana isolate GH-2021 linkage group LG1, AcerK_1.0, whole genome shotgun sequence):
CCTCGTTAACGTTCATCGAGAGGAAATGAAAAACGATCGAGTTTGTTTGAAATTCACACCGCCATCATCGTGACCCACCTCTTTTCGCTTCATTTTCTCCTTAATCTCGTTCAGCGCCGCTTCTCCTGCGAGGAGGAGAAACGAAGCTGACAAGCGAAACAGATTGAacgattatgaaaattattcgtgaaaaCTTTTCACATTCTGTATCTATCTGGTCAAGCAATTGACATCTTCGAGTCTCAATTTCTCATTGATATCGTGACATTACCGATCATTGCCGTAAAActtacgtataatatatacaaatatcgcGTTTTGCTGATAATGATAGAGAATGGAGAGAATTTTCTACGTGAGCGACTTTTTCAAcagaaatgagaaaaagaaaagagaattattcCGAAGGAATGAGAATGAAAAGTTgcttaattaagaaaaacaatgtatcggatattttatatatatatatatataataatttttctataaaacaattaaaactgTCAACGAGCGTTTATACGAGATATATAACATCTTTGGAAAATCGTATCATTggtaataaataatcacaGATTATTTACAGAAGTTTTATGGATGGATATGCATAATTAATGTCGCATTCGCTGTCCGGAAGTCTTCGACATGTAGGAATCGGAGGTACTTCGCAAACGCATTTCACGCAAAGAGAATCATAATTCGTTCCTTTATCCAATTCGTCGCCTATGTGCATCGTCATATTACCGAATTTGCATACTTTGTCTTCTGCAAAACATCACATAAGATAAaatcatcaataattatttcattttgctCGTTcaaagtgtatatatatatcgatcgagaaacgaaGTAATTTTaagttgaatgaaattatcgatatcgTCGTTTAACATTGCTACAACCACGAATGAaagaattgttataaaaagtttttgaatttgaaataaatatatatatatatatgggaaTACATTACCTTCGTCGGAAATAGATTTAGTGTGGTCATGATTATGAATAACGACGTCTTCCGAGTTTTCTGCGAAAACAAATTCGTTTTGTAATATAAGTTTGTTTCAGAGTTTGTTAATTCCTATTGAAAGGAAGGTTTCTGTCATAAACTCACGACATCTCGTAACATAGCTGCAATCCGTTTGTGGATTTTGATTATCGTAAAACACGGGGGCGCATTTCTGGTATATAGATCCACCGTTTGTGAACAAAGGAGAGCAATGAGgatgattaattttcttgCAGAAGGGCTCGATATTTTCACCTAAACgtacaatttttaagtttttaaattttttgaccGTTGACCTCcactttttgattaattttttttcgattagttgaaattgaagatgaattttaataataattttgtagttTGATTAagcttttttgtttttccctAGAAATGTAACTCGTTTTTCCAAgagaatgtaatattttttatatttttgtacctGTGTATCCAGGCATGCAGTAACAATCCAAATTCGGGTCAGATTTTGGGCTAAAGTATTCTCCATCTAGATAAACTTTCCCATCAACCTTGCAAGTCgcccttttttctccttccttcaCTATAATAACGTAATCGTTTAAATTCAAGTCTTCTGGATTTAATCTCAATTTATCGGATGCTTTTTACTCACGACAAGTCGGTACCGTGTTTGGACAGCAACTATCATGAGTGGATctatgaaaacaattttctccCCCCGAAATGAAAGCGCAATCGAAACCCGCGCATACAAAGCTGGCTctgttgaaataataaaacaatgcgTCGTAATATCTCGATATTTGCCACCCAAGTTTAAGAACggacaaatattttctaaattaaattcggTTTATTCATctgtttcgataaaattaaaaaaaaattttgaacaaaaattaaattcaaatatatagaattgatGAGTTTAAAACAAGTAGTTTTaactttgaatttcaaaattaattccacAGAAACCGTAATGTTTCAAAAGATGTTCTTATCcaaaaacgttaaaaataattttaataagttatgagaaattaatttttaaaaatttacttttaagaaaaatacgcAGTTCATCtcgcgtttaaaaaaaaaatcaaatatactaTTTCAGACTGCACGACACCGATTGAGATCACCGTTAAACGAATCACTGTTCGAATATCATCGAACAATCGATTCTCTTTGGTTTCGTCGAGGAAAATGCACTCACTCATTGTTGAAGAGTATACACTTGCAGCCAATGTCACAAGGATTCGCGTGCTCGGGTCTCAGCGTCTCTCCATCGCTATACTCGTGGCCGTTCACGTAGCATTTATCTCGTGACAAATTGTCCAGGTGAGTGCAGTTGTACGATTCCGCGCAGCAATCGTTCGGATTCTTGTACACAGGAGTACAACCGAGCCCCtcgtaatatttcaatacGCCGGCACACTTCGTTTTATCGCAGATCTCTTTTCAGAAAACATCATCAAAGACAGTGAATCGACCgtcgaattttgaaaaagtgaaacaaaaaaagaaacgtatcgATTTTGCGTGTCAcgtacgatttaaaatttacatcaaGCGTGAAATTGAttagaaaattgtttcgagagattttagatttgtttttatcgaaaagaaaaaatataaatgatatataaatgaaatgaaagttcattgtgataaaaaagtttaataatgaTCTCTCTGTTTTCAGAattgtaatgataataattataattttctatggtatctaaaaaaaaaagtattaaatataaaaattgcttcCAGTCTATTGGATAAGTATCCATCATTCGCGGAAGATctctttacatttaaatttgtaaaagtatTTGAgacaaatcaaaaaattttacacaaaatttCAACACTTCTcctccgaaacgaaaaatatcgcgtaaataaatttgcaaaatcgAACGAGCCGCCGACCAACTTTTCATATACCGATTCCTCACCTCCTCCCGCCACCTGAATGGCGAACAAGAACGCCAAAAACACGCATTTTTGAACGAACGAGCGTGACTCGGCGTGACGGGTGGCCATCGTCTCTGTACCGTGAACCGTGCACGAGTATCATCGTGCCACGATCGTCTCTCGTCTTTTATACATTCGACCCTGAACGAGTACCGAGAACAATCGAAACTCGTGGAAGTGGGGATTTCTTAGGTTATTGTTGACGCAGAGACAGGAAGAGAACGAGAAATGGTGACgtctaaagaataaattaatagcatTATTATGTGTTATTTGTTAGAGTAATGTAACCGAGAAAATAACTgatcgaagatttttttttcattacatttttagataatttcattgacgtcttccttccttcctcgatATGTTTTCGAATTCATCGTTTCGCTAGaaactatttgaaaatatgttttgaTCACGTAAAATGTTTCTCTATTCCAAACGATATTTATAAGCACGAAGACGTaggaaaattatacaatacgattacaaattattttgctCGCTGATAATTAATGAACGGTTTTTCCGGCATGATTAACATCGCATTATTTTCAAACGATCTTTCGTCCGCTCGATCATACAACAATATTCAAACGACAAATTTGCTTACCTCGTTATCTTCCCAACTTTTCCACCGTTTCGCTTTATTTACCGTCAAATGGAACTTGCCCATCGCACGGCTCTCGCCGATATGGAGGGAGAGTTGTAAAGAGACTTCGGGTTAAGTCGTATAAGAgtgaaaagttgaaaataattcgtgTTAATACTCGGTGGAGTTGTTATTAAAGAGTTCCTTAAGCAATTTCCGATAATATCCCTCCCCTTCCAAACGAAAGTTTGCGACCCAGCTTTCCAACGAGAGAGTAAAAAATCAACTTTAATTAttctcctctcccttcttAATCAACCGAATTTGAATCCCGGTTGTCGGTCGCGTTCGATCAATTTTAGAGTTTGGATCGGCCACCCTTTAACTTTTGAAACAATTCTTCTGATTCCGACGTGTCGCATCCGCCATGATTCATTATTATGCAGCGAgattaaaggaaataaaaggatgatatattaaaaaaaaaaaaaaatctcgtgtACTTTGTGCTAAGTAATAACCTATTAACGTGTGTAATTACGATTCATCTTGGCAATTATTATCCTACCCCgagttttcgaaaaagaaaaaaagaacaactttatttaagaaacaccattaaaatatttgataagcGAACGCTTTGTATTCCTCGTGGAAGAtggatcaaattaaaaattacatattcgtTTCGAGATTAACTCGGTTCAAAGAAAactacattatttaatattttcgttctCGGAAAAGATTTCCATCTTCTTAcggtttaatttttgataataaaaaaaaaaaattattgatcgtCTAAAGGAATCAACGATGTATTTACGATCTATCATTTTGTTGATCTCAGATAAAGTGTGTATAATTTTGTCGATTTAATCGCATACTTCGCATTAAGAGTCGTAATTATATCGATGCATCTTCTATTCAAGCATTTACGACTTCAAAACttcaaaataaaaggaaaataattaaataattccattctattccgtttttctatttataaattaaaatcgttatCAAAGTTCTTTATCGTTCCATTTGACGAGTTTATTGTCATTTATATGGGAACTACCTatgttaagataaaaaattcttaaattcttcTCAATTTCGAAGAGTCGTTAATCTTCATAACGGTTAAATTGAAGATCATTACATGGACGAACGATAATTAAGATGattcaatgatttaatatCTCTTTCCAACACATTCGAGAAcacgagagaaatttttagaaagtaaataaatcattCGTCAATGAtagtaagaataattttataaatgcttCGATTAATCAACGATAAACGATCCCATTTGAATTATCCTGTTCTATCCGAATCGCATCTATTCTCCCTTTATTGGTAATAAATTTCGCCATATTTCAGTGGAAAATAGCAAGGTCTTTGACAAAAACAAATATCCCTTCTATAAGCCCCCTTCCTGTAAACGGAACTTCCCAAGGATTCgacgaataatttcattattctgaTTAATGGTTCAATCTGGTATCTAATGAAATGCTCGATTTATCGACATGATATCGTGGAAATGACAAGGCTGACGGACATTTTTggcaaatataaatgtaattctcGTGAAAAGTCACGGGGTCACGTATCGAGTGAAAATCTTGTCGTATAGAATATGAATAGAAAGCTGGGGATGAAAAAGAAACCTTCAAAGAATCCTTCCTTTTGTCCGattgaaaagagaaacgagacTGATAACGCGAACTTTCTTTGACGTATGATTTCGATGTATCCATGAAACAGAAATTAGAActtattc
Coding sequences:
- the LOC108002114 gene encoding kielin/chordin-like protein, which gives rise to MATRHAESRSFVQKCVFLAFLFAIQVAGGEICDKTKCAGVLKYYEGLGCTPVYKNPNDCCAESYNCTHLDNLSRDKCYVNGHEYSDGETLRPEHANPCDIGCKCILFNNEASFVCAGFDCAFISGGENCFHRSTHDSCCPNTVPTCLKEGEKRATCKVDGKVYLDGEYFSPKSDPNLDCYCMPGYTGENIEPFCKKINHPHCSPLFTNGGSIYQKCAPVFYDNQNPQTDCSYVTRCQNSEDVVIHNHDHTKSISDEEDKVCKFGNMTMHIGDELDKGTNYDSLCVKCVCEVPPIPTCRRLPDSECDINYAYPSIKLL